The following coding sequences are from one Salvia hispanica cultivar TCC Black 2014 chromosome 3, UniMelb_Shisp_WGS_1.0, whole genome shotgun sequence window:
- the LOC125214255 gene encoding zinc finger CCCH domain-containing protein 17-like, with protein MATSAPQSQSQSQPPSAEEELLKRNTDCVYFLASPLTCKKGSECEYRHSDVARVNPRDCWYWLNGNCLNPKCAFRHPPLEGYLGTQGPTSTGPSAPVLQAVPGPSHVPTAFAKPAAPCVFFQKGHCLKGDWCPFLHAPSASNTKSMPVPATGSAVEPANISNPSSGVDKTLQQKVTPINVAKSLNDTTRTKPLAAVESTAPRYEYAVSRKAPQTSVSNVFSGYRTSTPVSNGHPISWSNRTQQSHLLDEPESMNNNDAEEVSREPSPGFDVLVDDDGRDSEYYPGEDRYGMSREHEPGSEYEIGRSADYSLIAAVDDENSRGRHGYDSLEHRKGQYAWEQHRTSERMSGGSYHERRPYGRQESHGQVDEHDLRHRLAKHKRPNGLRSVISHEHDRDVHVRDRTYRSSHRDEQHNTLRENSLGGRLRGRIRLPERSPSPNNRDMIRTTDRIASQSGRIRDRIKGRPEEASNDGAKNYRGPDSRRDFVGENNGDFAKPKSLAELKNQKNADSSRQHVTDQQALGKRKSEMNDWHQQSENDLSFEGPKPLQEILKRKRRETSGTAVGRNSSGIESVIGDKNQEEKEGATDGHITPIGNHKEVDKPISVHTMEAGEGKLASSSSDQQSVPSKPEAEDGELGDDGVGLESEPYEQRDKEFDYEQMGEEEYVMYDDGENGDAVEEYVDEEEEDDDEFAKKMGVMYS; from the exons GGAAGCGAATGTGAGTATCGCCATAGTGATGTTGCACGGGTAAATCCAAGGGACTGTTGGTACTGGTTGAATGGTAACTGCTTGAATCCGAAATGTGCATTCCGTCATCCG CCTCTTGAAGGATATCTGGGAACCCAAGGCCCAACATCTACTGGACCCTCTGCACCTGTGCTTCAGGCTGTTCCAGGTCCATCACATGTCCCAACTGCCTTCGCCAAGCCAGCTGCGCCATGcgtattttttcaaaaagggCACTGTTTAAAAGGTGATTGGTGTCCTTTTCTTCATGCGCCAAGTGCCTCAAATACCAAATCCATGCCTGTTCCAGCAACTGGATCTGCTGTTGAACCTGCGAATATAAGTAACCCTTCCAGTGGAGTTGACAAGACTTTGCAACAGAAGGTTACACCTATAAATGTAGCTAAATCACTCAATGATACTACACGGACAAAACCACTGGCTGCAGTGGAATCTACTGCTCCTAGATATGAATATGCTGTAAGCAGGAAGGCTCCACAAACATCAGTCAGTAATGTATTCTCCGGGTACAGGACCTCTACTCCTGTATCTAACGGGCACCCCATCAGCTGGTCCAATCGTACTCAGCAATCTCACCTGTTGGATGAACCTGAAAGCATGAACAATAATGATGCAGAGGAAGTTTCAAGGGAGCCGTCTCCTGGATTTGATGTTCTTGTAGATGATGATGGAAGAGATTCTGAGTACTATCCAGGTGAAGATCGATACGGGATGTCGAGAGAACATGAACCTGGAAGTGAATATGAAATTGGCCGCTCTGCTGATTACAGCTTGATTGCTGCTGTTGATGATGAAAATTCTCGGGGTCGTCATGGTTACGACTCACTGGAACACCGTAAGGGACAGTATGCTTGGGAGCAGCACAGAACTTCTGAGAGGATGTCTGGAGGGTCTTATCATGAAAGGAGGCCATATGGTCGGCAAGAGAGTCATGGTCAAGTTGATGAACATGATCTCAGGCACCGTTTAGCAAAGCATAAGAGGCCTAATGGTTTAAGATCTGTCATTAGTCATGAACATGACCGTGATGTGCATGTAAGAGATAGAACATACAGGAGTTCACATAGGGATGAGCAACATAATACCTTGCGGGAGAATTCTCTTGGCGGTCGCCTTCGAGGGAGAATACGACTTCCTGAAAGATCGCCTTCTCCAAACAATAGGGATATGATTAGGACTACTGATCGTATTGCATCACAATCAGGAAGGATCCGTGACAGAATAAAAGGAAGGCCTGAAGAAGCTTCTAATGATGGTGCAAAGAATTATCGAGGTCCAGACTCAAGAAGAGACTTTGTAGGTGAGAATAATGGGGATTTTGCTAAACCAAAAAGCCTAGCAGAATTGAAGAACCAGAAAAATGCTGATTCTAGTAGGCAGCATGTGACTGATCAACAAGCACTTGGCaagagaaaaagtgagatGAATGATTGGCATCAACAGAGTGAAAATGATCTTTCATTTGAAGGACCTAAGCCACTACAAGAGATTCTAAAACGGAAGAGACGTGAAACTAGTGGAACTGCCGTGGGTAGGAATTCATCGGGCATTGAAAGTGTCATAGGAGATAAAAATCAGGAAGAAAAAGAGGGTGCAACTGATGGGCACATTACTCCGATTGGAAATCACAAGGAGGTTGATAAGCCTATTTCAGTTCACACGATGGAAGCAGGAGAGGGTAAGCTAGCCAGCTCTAGTTCTGACCAGCAATCTGTTCCTAGCAAGCCAGAAGCTGAAGATGGAGAACTTGGTGATGATGGAGTGGGTCTGGAATCTGAACCCTATGAGCAGAGAGACAAGGAGTTCGATTATGAGCAAATGGGTGAGGAGGAATATGTAATGTATGATGATGGCGAAAATGGAGATGCTGTAGAGGAATACGTTgatgaggaggaagaagatgatgatgaatttGCCAAGAAGATGGGTGTTATGTACTCATAA